One region of Ailuropoda melanoleuca isolate Jingjing chromosome 19, ASM200744v2, whole genome shotgun sequence genomic DNA includes:
- the SLC29A1 gene encoding LOW QUALITY PROTEIN: equilibrative nucleoside transporter 1 (The sequence of the model RefSeq protein was modified relative to this genomic sequence to represent the inferred CDS: deleted 1 base in 1 codon), which translates to MTTSHQPQDRYRAVWLIFFMLGLGTLLPWNFFMTATRYFTNRLDESQNMSLVTAELSKDIQPSATPTVPSPERNLLSAVFNNVMTLCAMLPLLFFTCLNSFLHQRIPQSVRILGSLVAILSVFFVTAVLVKVQMDAVPFFVITMIKIVLINSFGAILQGSLFGLAGLLPTSYTAPIMSGQGLAGFFASVAMICAIASGSELSESAFGYFITACVVIVLAIVCYLALPRLEFYRYYQQFKLEGPGEQETKLDLISKGEEPVANKEGSRVPAPSSQPANQGHSIRSILRSILVPALSVCFIFMVTIGVFPAVTAEVQSSIAGTSAWGDYFIPVSCFLTFNVFDWLGRSLTAVFTWPGKDSHWLPSLVLARMLFVPLLLLCNVQPRRHLAVVFEHDAWFIIFMAAFAFSNGYLASLCMCFGPKKVKPAEAETAGAIMAFFLSLGLALGAVFSFLCRSIV; encoded by the exons ATGACAACCAGTCACCAGCCTCAGGACAG GTACAGAGCCGTCTGGCTTATCTTCTTCATGCTGGGTCTGGGGACGCTGCTCCCGTGGAATTTTTTCATGACAGCCACTAGG TATTTCACAAACCGCTTGGATGAGTCCCAGAATATGTCCTTGGTCACTGCCGAGCTGAGCAAGGACATCCAGCCCTCAGCCACCCCCACGGTGCCCTCCCCGGAGCGGAACTTGCTCAGTGCCGTCTTCAACAATGTCATGACGCTATGTGCCATGCTGCCTCTGCTCTTCTTCACCTGCCTTAACTCTTTCCTGCACCAGAG GATCCCGCAGTCTGTTCGGATCCTGGGCAGCCTGGTAGCCATCCTGTCGGTGTTCTTCGTCACCGCTGTCCTCGTGAAGGTGCAGATGGATGCCGTGCCTTTCTTCGTCATCACCATGATCAAGATCGTTCTCATCAACT CGTTCGGCGCCATCCTGCAAGGCAGCCTGTTCGGTCTGGCTGGCCTCCTGCCCACCAGCTACACCGCCCCCATCATGAGTGGCCAGGGCCTGGCGGGCTTCTTCGCCTCGGTGGCCATGATCTGTGCCATCGCCA GTGGCTCGGAGCTGTCAGAAAGTGCTTTTGGCTACTTTATCACCGCCTGTGTGGTTATTGTTTTGGCCATTGTCTGTTACCTGGCCCTGCCCCGACTG GAATTCTACCGCTACTACCAGCAGTTCAAGCTTGAAgggcctggggagcaggagaCCAAGCTGGACCTCATCAGTAAAG gagAGGAACCAGTAGCAAACAAAGAGGGGTCCAGAGTTCCAGCCCCCAGCTCTCAGCCTGCCAACCAAGGCCACTCCATCCGATCCATCCTCAGAAGT ATCTTAGTCCCGGCTCTCTCTGTCTGCTTCATCTTCATGGTCACCATTGGGGTGTTTCCAGCCGTGACCGCTGAGGTCCAGTCCAGCATCGCTGGCACCAGTGCCTGGG GAGATTACTTCATTCCTGTGTCC TGTTTCTTGACTTTCAATGTCTTTGACTGGTTGGGCCGGAGCCTCACGGCTGTATTTACATGG CCTGGGAAGGACAGCCACTGGCTGCCAAGCCTGGTGCTGGCCCGGATGTTGTTTGTGCCCCTGCTGCTGCTGTGCAATGTCCAGCCCCGCCGCCACCTGGCTGTGGTCTTCGAGCATGACGCCTGGTTCATCATCTTCATGGCTGCCTTCGCCTTCTCCAATGGCTACCTCGCCAGTCTCTGCATGTGCTTCGGGCCCAA GAAAGTGAAGCCGGCTGAGGCAGAGACGGCTGGAGCCATCAtggccttctttctgtctctgggccTGGCACTGGGGGCTGTCTTCTCCTTCCTGTGTCGGTCTATTGTGTGA